A window of the Thalassospira sp. TSL5-1 genome harbors these coding sequences:
- a CDS encoding flagellar basal body P-ring protein FlgI, with amino-acid sequence MIKRLGKFAFQAAIVAALGIFALAPLSSAQAQSRIKDIADFEGVRDNMLVGYGLVVGLNGTGDDMKDAEFTRQSMVAMLERLGINVRDQIENIKSDNIAAVMVTSTLPPFSRQGSKIDVNISAIGTADSLQGGTLLVTPLVGADGEVYAVAQGPVAVGGFSAQGNAQTVVKGVPTAARIANGAIIEREIDFNLNAMNNMTIVLRNPDFTTARRISNAVNAYLGEVAARPSDPGTVRLSVPDRYQKNVVALLTDIEQLRVEPDQIAKVVIDESTGTIVMGENVRINRVAIAQGNLTIRVTETPQVSQPSPFSQGGTTTTVPRTDVQVDEGADKKLGILDTGVTLQELVSGLNSLGVGPRDMITILQAIKASGALQAEIEVM; translated from the coding sequence ATGATCAAGCGTCTTGGCAAATTTGCATTTCAGGCAGCGATTGTCGCGGCACTGGGCATTTTCGCCCTGGCCCCGCTATCCAGCGCGCAAGCGCAGTCACGCATCAAGGATATCGCCGATTTTGAAGGCGTGCGTGACAACATGCTGGTCGGTTATGGTTTGGTTGTGGGCCTGAATGGGACGGGCGACGATATGAAGGACGCGGAGTTTACCCGCCAGAGCATGGTTGCCATGCTCGAACGGCTGGGCATCAACGTTCGCGATCAGATTGAAAATATCAAATCAGACAACATTGCCGCAGTGATGGTGACAAGCACCCTGCCGCCCTTTTCCCGCCAGGGTTCCAAGATTGACGTTAATATCAGTGCCATTGGCACTGCCGACAGTCTGCAAGGCGGAACCCTTTTGGTGACCCCCCTGGTCGGTGCCGATGGCGAGGTTTATGCCGTGGCCCAGGGCCCGGTTGCTGTCGGCGGCTTTAGCGCGCAGGGCAACGCCCAAACCGTGGTCAAGGGCGTACCGACCGCCGCGCGCATCGCCAATGGGGCGATTATTGAACGCGAAATCGACTTTAATCTGAATGCGATGAACAATATGACGATTGTTCTGCGCAACCCGGATTTCACCACGGCCCGCCGCATTTCCAACGCGGTCAACGCCTATTTGGGCGAAGTCGCCGCCCGCCCCAGCGACCCGGGCACCGTGCGCCTGAGCGTGCCGGATCGCTACCAGAAAAATGTCGTTGCCCTGCTGACCGATATTGAACAGCTGCGCGTTGAACCCGACCAGATTGCCAAGGTGGTGATTGATGAATCCACCGGCACCATCGTGATGGGCGAGAATGTGCGCATCAACCGCGTTGCCATTGCCCAGGGCAATCTGACAATCCGGGTTACGGAAACCCCGCAAGTCTCGCAACCCTCGCCCTTCTCGCAGGGGGGGACCACCACCACCGTTCCGCGTACTGACGTGCAGGTCGATGAGGGTGCCGACAAAAAACTGGGCATTCTCGATACCGGTGTGACGCTTCAGGAACTGGTCAGCGGCCTCAACAGCCTGGGCGTTGGCCCGCGCGACATGATTACAATTTTGCAGGCCATCAAGGCATCCGGTGCCCTTCAGGCCGAAATCGAGGTGATGTAA
- a CDS encoding flagellar assembly protein FliX yields MKVSGSKGTTSGAATRKTTGAGGSGEGFANVMRSSGQGAERAAGAGGLHAPSSVSALDALLALQQSGDALDSPRKRSVARAKTLLDQLERVRNALLGGGLPASQLAQLVDVVGKQREEIDDPALSEVLDEIELRARVELAKLDVAGLR; encoded by the coding sequence ATGAAGGTAAGCGGATCAAAAGGCACGACATCGGGTGCAGCGACACGCAAGACCACAGGCGCCGGTGGTTCAGGAGAGGGATTTGCCAATGTCATGCGCTCCAGCGGGCAGGGTGCCGAACGTGCGGCAGGTGCCGGTGGGCTTCATGCGCCGTCATCGGTTAGCGCCCTTGATGCTTTGCTGGCCCTGCAACAAAGTGGCGATGCGCTGGATTCTCCGCGCAAACGCTCGGTTGCCCGTGCCAAAACCCTGCTAGATCAGCTTGAGCGTGTGCGCAATGCTCTTTTGGGTGGGGGGCTTCCCGCATCACAATTGGCGCAACTCGTTGATGTGGTGGGAAAACAGCGCGAAGAAATTGATGATCCCGCCCTGTCAGAGGTTCTTGACGAGATCGAGTTGCGCGCCCGGGTTGAATTGGCAAAACTGGATGTTGCCGGTTTGCGTTAG
- the dksA gene encoding RNA polymerase-binding protein DksA has translation MTITLPPDYRPAEDEEFMNPRQREYFRQKLLAWRAELLHESSETLANLQDGGLQEPDLTDRASAETERALELRTRDRARKLISKIDAALRRIEDGSYGYCEETDEPISLKRLEARPIATLSIEAQERHERMERTRRDD, from the coding sequence ATGACTATCACGTTACCACCTGACTATCGTCCCGCCGAGGACGAAGAGTTTATGAACCCGCGTCAGCGGGAATATTTCCGCCAGAAGCTGTTGGCCTGGCGGGCAGAACTTTTGCACGAATCTTCAGAAACACTGGCAAATCTTCAGGACGGAGGATTGCAAGAACCCGATCTTACTGACCGCGCTTCTGCGGAGACCGAGCGGGCACTTGAATTGCGGACGCGTGATCGTGCGCGCAAGCTGATTTCCAAGATTGACGCCGCTCTGCGCCGTATTGAAGACGGATCCTATGGTTACTGCGAAGAAACTGACGAACCGATCAGCCTGAAACGTTTGGAAGCCCGTCCGATTGCGACCCTGAGCATCGAAGCCCAGGAACGTCATGAACGGATGGAGCGGACCCGCCGCGACGATTGA
- the flgH gene encoding flagellar basal body L-ring protein FlgH has translation MTDFISQQTVPTRRSNRFPKMAVAVSLICATALLSGCNTMRRLSEVGEAPKLSGINNPTQSPGYRPVSMPMPAPQVAENNPNSLWRTGARSFFKDQRASQVGDILTVSIAIDDKAKLANTTARTRKNTEGMGAPSLLGLESQITKVLPETVNPANLFSINSNTSNSGGGTLDRTESIDLKVAAIIVQILPNGNYVIHGRQEIRVNSEVREVQVAGVIRAADITSTNTVSYDKIAEARISYGGRGTISDVQQPRYGSEIMDILLPF, from the coding sequence ATGACCGACTTCATATCACAGCAAACAGTGCCGACCCGGCGCAGTAACCGCTTTCCCAAAATGGCGGTTGCCGTTTCACTGATTTGTGCCACAGCCCTGTTGTCAGGCTGCAATACCATGCGACGGCTTTCGGAAGTTGGGGAAGCCCCGAAACTGTCGGGCATCAATAACCCGACACAATCACCGGGCTACCGCCCGGTCAGCATGCCCATGCCCGCCCCACAGGTTGCCGAAAACAACCCCAATTCGCTGTGGCGCACGGGCGCACGATCCTTTTTCAAGGATCAGCGCGCCAGCCAGGTGGGGGATATTCTAACCGTCAGCATCGCAATTGATGACAAGGCGAAACTGGCCAACACCACCGCCCGCACCCGAAAAAATACCGAAGGTATGGGAGCGCCGTCACTTTTGGGTCTGGAAAGCCAGATCACCAAAGTTCTGCCCGAAACGGTTAACCCGGCCAATCTGTTTAGTATCAACAGCAATACATCAAATTCAGGCGGCGGCACGCTGGACCGCACTGAATCAATCGATCTGAAGGTCGCGGCGATCATTGTACAGATTTTACCCAACGGCAACTATGTCATTCATGGACGCCAGGAAATTCGCGTTAACTCGGAAGTGCGCGAGGTTCAGGTGGCTGGCGTGATCCGTGCTGCGGATATCACATCCACCAATACGGTTTCTTACGACAAAATCGCAGAAGCCCGCATTTCCTATGGTGGTCGTGGTACGATTTCGGATGTCCAGCAGCCCCGCTATGGCAGCGAGATCATGGATATTCTGCTGCCGTTCTGA
- the flgA gene encoding flagellar basal body P-ring formation chaperone FlgA, protein MMTRNILAALVMVFSLLLPGYGQAQDADIFLRPQARIEGTYITLGDIFSGLTPEQEKVAVAHAPQPGQQAVLDYRWLAGIAQRYKVSWRPRTTGDQIIVTRDSQTIGIDEISNSIHAALQDYGISGPFSVDLGGETFRIHLPVDAPAQLEVTGLNVNRRTGRFVADVTTGRGTSAQRTYRMNGRYFQIEQVPVLVDSVRRGDIIRPDQVEMREFRADRLQSNVVRDPSDVIGKEVRRSIGPGDPLLNRDFTAPILVKRGAIVTIRLETANMSLTARGKSLEDGSLGDVIRVMNLQSNKTIQVEVTAENDVRAIPAMSQ, encoded by the coding sequence ATGATGACACGAAACATTCTTGCCGCCCTAGTGATGGTTTTTTCGCTCCTGCTGCCCGGCTATGGCCAGGCGCAGGATGCAGATATTTTTCTGCGTCCGCAGGCACGTATCGAGGGAACCTATATCACCCTGGGGGATATCTTTAGCGGCCTTACGCCCGAGCAGGAAAAAGTTGCCGTGGCCCATGCCCCGCAACCGGGCCAGCAGGCGGTACTGGATTATCGCTGGCTGGCAGGAATTGCCCAGCGATACAAAGTCAGCTGGCGCCCCCGCACCACGGGCGACCAGATTATTGTCACCCGCGACAGCCAGACCATCGGCATTGACGAAATTTCCAATAGCATCCACGCCGCCCTGCAGGATTACGGCATCTCCGGGCCCTTTTCCGTTGATCTGGGAGGGGAAACATTTCGCATTCATCTACCTGTTGATGCGCCTGCCCAGCTTGAAGTAACCGGCCTGAATGTCAATCGCCGCACCGGACGTTTTGTCGCCGATGTGACCACCGGGCGCGGCACCAGTGCCCAACGCACCTATCGCATGAATGGTCGTTATTTCCAGATCGAACAGGTGCCCGTTCTGGTTGACTCTGTTAGGCGCGGCGACATCATCCGCCCCGATCAGGTGGAAATGCGCGAATTTCGCGCTGACCGGCTGCAATCAAATGTGGTGCGCGACCCGTCCGATGTGATCGGCAAAGAAGTCCGCCGCAGCATCGGCCCTGGCGACCCCCTGCTGAATCGCGATTTCACCGCGCCAATTTTGGTAAAACGCGGCGCAATTGTCACGATCCGGCTGGAAACCGCCAATATGTCGCTCACCGCGCGGGGCAAGTCTCTGGAAGACGGGTCATTGGGCGATGTTATCCGGGTGATGAATTTGCAAAGCAACAAAACCATTCAGGTTGAAGTCACCGCGGAAAACGATGTCCGCGCCATTCCCGCCATGAGTCAGTAA
- the flgG gene encoding flagellar basal-body rod protein FlgG has product MRSLDIGALGMMAQSTNVDVTSNNIANMTTTGYKRQRAEFQDLLYQDLRRAGSPSSDTGTIVPVGVQVGMGVKTAAIGRYMGQGSPTLTENELDVALQGRGFFQVNLPSGETAYTRDGTFKLDGNGQIVTKDGYAIQPGITVPNNAKSVTINGSGEVFAEIDGQVAPQNLGQIQLATFINPAGMSALGDNLFLETDASGTPNTGTAGSVGFGKLLQGYLESSNVNVVQEVTNLIKAQRAYEMNSKSISTTNDMLGAISNLR; this is encoded by the coding sequence ATGCGGTCACTCGATATTGGAGCCCTGGGCATGATGGCACAATCCACTAATGTGGATGTGACATCGAACAACATCGCCAATATGACCACCACGGGCTATAAACGACAGCGCGCCGAGTTCCAGGACCTGTTATATCAGGATTTGCGCCGCGCCGGTTCACCGTCGTCGGACACGGGTACCATTGTGCCGGTCGGCGTGCAGGTTGGTATGGGTGTTAAAACCGCCGCCATTGGCCGCTATATGGGCCAGGGCAGCCCAACCCTTACCGAAAACGAACTGGACGTTGCCCTGCAGGGACGCGGCTTTTTCCAGGTCAACCTGCCCAGCGGCGAAACAGCCTATACCCGCGACGGAACCTTTAAGCTCGATGGCAATGGCCAGATCGTGACCAAGGATGGCTATGCCATTCAGCCCGGCATCACCGTACCCAACAACGCCAAATCCGTGACCATCAACGGGTCGGGTGAAGTTTTTGCCGAAATTGACGGCCAGGTGGCCCCGCAAAATCTTGGTCAAATCCAGCTTGCCACCTTCATCAACCCGGCCGGGATGAGCGCACTTGGCGACAACCTGTTTCTTGAAACCGATGCTTCGGGCACGCCCAACACGGGGACGGCCGGTTCTGTCGGTTTTGGCAAGCTTCTTCAGGGGTATCTTGAATCCTCGAACGTCAATGTGGTTCAGGAAGTCACCAACCTGATCAAGGCCCAGCGTGCCTATGAAATGAATTCCAAATCCATTTCGACAACAAACGACATGCTTGGCGCAATCAGCAATCTCCGGTAA
- the flgF gene encoding flagellar basal-body rod protein FlgF, with the protein MENTSYIALSRQRVLRSKMDTITQNLANMDTNGYKQQNMMFTDWMAANKDAPFRGERKIALVQDIGQYRDTRVGNIERTERDFDIALTKPDMYFSIDTPNGVRYTRNGNFSLDPGGQLVNSDGYPVLSDAGQPLFFSQADTRVTIAGDGTVSTDIGQIGKLAVSTFDNAQQLKPEGSSLYNTDQQPQAVENPGVVQGSLEKSNVNPIKAMVDMIDVLRTYQSVTRTIENENQRQRDMINKLGDVRA; encoded by the coding sequence ATGGAAAATACATCCTATATTGCCCTGTCGCGCCAGCGTGTTCTGCGCAGCAAGATGGACACCATCACGCAGAACCTGGCGAACATGGATACCAACGGCTACAAACAGCAGAACATGATGTTCACCGACTGGATGGCGGCCAACAAGGACGCCCCCTTTCGCGGTGAACGCAAAATTGCGCTGGTCCAGGATATTGGCCAGTACCGCGACACGAGGGTTGGCAATATCGAGCGTACCGAACGTGATTTTGACATCGCACTGACCAAACCGGACATGTATTTTTCCATCGATACACCTAATGGTGTGCGCTACACGCGCAATGGTAATTTCTCGCTTGATCCCGGTGGTCAGCTTGTCAATTCCGACGGATACCCGGTCCTGAGCGATGCCGGACAGCCGCTGTTTTTCAGCCAGGCGGACACGCGGGTAACAATTGCCGGGGATGGCACGGTATCAACCGACATTGGCCAGATCGGCAAGCTGGCGGTTTCCACCTTTGACAACGCACAACAGCTTAAACCCGAAGGATCATCGCTTTATAACACCGATCAGCAACCCCAAGCGGTTGAAAATCCCGGTGTGGTCCAGGGCTCGCTTGAGAAATCCAACGTCAATCCCATCAAGGCGATGGTTGATATGATTGATGTTCTGCGAACCTATCAGTCGGTTACCCGAACCATTGAAAACGAAAACCAGCGTCAGCGCGACATGATCAACAAACTTGGCGATGTCCGCGCGTAA
- a CDS encoding flagellar basal body-associated FliL family protein, producing MGDDVDEVEGEEGGGKRGSKKLLIVIVLLVLLLIGGAAAAYFTGLLQPVIDMVTGGSSQTTEETASDKSIEQAPGVPENVGFVDLPEILVNLNAGSGKQSYLKIRVSLEVADQTMVPEVEQMMPRIVDNFQVYLRELRPEDLAGSEGMFRLREELLIRVSAAAKPAKINDVLFKEMLVQ from the coding sequence ATGGGTGACGACGTCGACGAAGTAGAAGGTGAAGAAGGTGGCGGCAAGCGCGGCAGTAAAAAGCTGCTGATTGTGATCGTTCTGCTGGTTCTGCTGTTAATTGGCGGGGCCGCAGCGGCCTATTTCACGGGTCTTTTGCAGCCTGTGATCGATATGGTAACAGGTGGCAGCAGCCAGACCACCGAGGAAACGGCATCGGACAAGTCGATCGAGCAGGCACCGGGTGTGCCCGAAAATGTCGGCTTTGTTGATTTGCCGGAAATTCTGGTCAACCTGAATGCCGGGAGTGGCAAGCAGAGTTACCTTAAAATTCGCGTTAGCCTTGAAGTGGCCGATCAGACGATGGTGCCGGAAGTTGAACAGATGATGCCGCGCATTGTGGATAATTTTCAGGTTTATCTGCGCGAATTGCGCCCGGAAGATCTTGCCGGGTCCGAGGGCATGTTCCGTCTGCGCGAAGAATTGCTGATCAGGGTCAGTGCTGCGGCAAAACCCGCGAAAATTAACGACGTCCTGTTTAAGGAAATGCTGGTACAATAG
- the fliM gene encoding flagellar motor switch protein FliM, with translation MADEDDDDALAAEWEAMAGGGEDGDGGDDMAAEWESMLGEDGGEEEDLVGPGSARVLNQDEIDSLLGFDDGSGSGDQSGIQAIINSSMVAYERLPMLEVVFDRLVRMMSTSLRNFTSDNVEVSLDNILSLRFGDYLNSIPLPAMLGVFKAEEWDNYGLLTVDSALIYSIVDVLLGGRRGTAAMRIEGRPYTTIERNLVERMIHVVLGDLSAAFDPLSPVNFRFERLETNPRFATIARHANAAIVAKLRIDMEDRGGRLELLIPYATLEPVRELLLQMFMGEKFGRDSIWENHLANELWQTHVNLLAVLDEQVMSLGDVINLEVGNRMLLNTGPTSPVEVRCGDVALFRGLMGRKGDRIAIQVRERARKNKEETS, from the coding sequence ATGGCCGATGAAGACGATGATGATGCACTCGCCGCCGAATGGGAAGCGATGGCTGGCGGTGGCGAGGATGGAGACGGCGGCGATGATATGGCCGCCGAATGGGAATCCATGCTGGGCGAAGATGGCGGCGAGGAAGAAGACCTTGTCGGCCCCGGTTCCGCGCGTGTGCTCAATCAGGATGAAATCGACAGCCTGCTAGGCTTTGACGATGGCAGTGGTTCGGGCGACCAGTCCGGTATTCAGGCCATTATCAATTCCTCGATGGTGGCGTATGAACGTTTGCCGATGCTCGAAGTGGTCTTTGACCGCCTTGTGCGTATGATGTCCACCTCGCTGCGTAACTTTACCTCGGACAACGTCGAAGTCTCGCTTGATAACATTCTGTCGCTGCGCTTTGGTGACTATCTCAACTCCATTCCCTTGCCAGCCATGCTGGGTGTTTTCAAGGCGGAGGAATGGGATAACTATGGCCTGCTAACGGTTGATTCCGCCCTGATCTATTCGATCGTGGACGTGTTGCTGGGCGGGCGCCGTGGTACGGCGGCCATGCGTATTGAAGGCCGCCCCTATACCACGATTGAACGTAACCTGGTTGAGCGCATGATCCATGTGGTTCTGGGCGATCTTTCCGCCGCGTTTGATCCGCTAAGCCCGGTCAATTTCCGCTTTGAACGCCTGGAAACCAACCCGCGCTTTGCCACCATTGCCCGTCATGCCAATGCTGCCATTGTCGCCAAGCTGCGTATCGATATGGAAGACCGTGGCGGACGGCTGGAACTTTTGATCCCCTATGCCACGCTGGAGCCGGTACGCGAACTGTTGCTCCAGATGTTTATGGGGGAAAAGTTTGGCCGGGACTCGATTTGGGAAAACCACCTTGCCAACGAGTTGTGGCAGACGCATGTTAATTTGCTGGCCGTGCTGGATGAACAGGTCATGTCTTTGGGGGATGTGATCAACCTTGAGGTTGGCAACCGGATGTTGCTCAATACCGGGCCGACATCGCCGGTGGAAGTCCGGTGTGGGGATGTTGCGCTGTTTCGTGGCCTGATGGGGCGAAAAGGGGACCGAATCGCCATTCAGGTGCGTGAACGGGCGCGCAAAAACAAGGAGGAAACCAGCTGA
- a CDS encoding DUF6468 domain-containing protein: MDFEFYLDLLMIVLLVATIIYALMLNRRLAAFRRNREEMEQFLSAFHAATERAEILIQSLKDMASQSGDALREDIERASGLHEDLSFMVDRGDAIANRLEKAASSANAARKGSVAPEAGYGAGASAGGAKAAQDDRNDRVGIETRAEELAARMVRDAEMKNGRNAYDGENGRNSGRDERGGALSSREDRRANILDDDDADEDAGRSEAERELLAALRSVR, from the coding sequence ATGGATTTCGAGTTTTATCTCGATCTCCTGATGATTGTGCTTTTGGTAGCGACAATCATCTATGCGCTGATGCTTAATCGCAGGCTTGCTGCCTTTCGTCGCAATCGCGAGGAAATGGAGCAGTTCCTCTCGGCATTTCATGCCGCGACCGAACGGGCCGAAATCCTGATTCAGTCTTTGAAGGATATGGCCTCGCAAAGCGGGGATGCGTTGCGCGAGGATATCGAGCGGGCCAGTGGCCTGCATGAGGATCTGTCCTTTATGGTGGACCGGGGCGATGCCATTGCCAATCGCCTGGAAAAAGCAGCCAGCAGTGCCAATGCGGCCCGCAAGGGCTCCGTTGCACCCGAGGCGGGCTACGGAGCGGGTGCGTCCGCTGGTGGGGCAAAAGCCGCGCAAGATGACCGCAATGACCGTGTTGGCATTGAAACCCGGGCAGAAGAACTGGCCGCCCGTATGGTGCGTGATGCGGAAATGAAAAATGGCCGTAATGCCTATGATGGGGAAAATGGCCGAAATTCCGGCCGTGATGAACGGGGTGGGGCACTGTCATCACGTGAGGATCGACGGGCCAATATTCTTGATGATGATGATGCCGACGAAGATGCCGGGCGTTCCGAAGCCGAGCGGGAATTGCTCGCGGCCTTGCGCTCCGTCAGATAA
- a CDS encoding MotE family protein: protein MSSLRILPLLILVSGVVLSVKVADVVSIWRDGGDVKEAAVSMVQAARAQDNTGDAAANAGEPGLDTPAGGEDAAAASNEEPPAGAGLETPEAPPSFGGDPTLFTQEEIDLLQNLSARRAELDRREQRLDERESLIAAAEARIDSKISEMKRLQDSISQLVEKKDKKDEDRIKKLITVYEKMKPKDAARIWNELDMNILLQVAQGMREANTAAVLAEMTPDRARALTTELAYKRDLSTLPLTNQ, encoded by the coding sequence ATGTCTTCTTTGCGTATTTTGCCATTGCTGATTTTGGTATCAGGGGTCGTGCTGTCCGTTAAAGTCGCGGATGTCGTGTCGATCTGGCGCGATGGCGGGGATGTGAAAGAAGCGGCTGTCAGCATGGTGCAGGCCGCACGCGCCCAGGATAACACGGGTGATGCGGCGGCAAATGCCGGTGAGCCGGGCCTTGATACCCCGGCGGGGGGCGAGGATGCGGCTGCTGCCAGCAACGAGGAACCGCCTGCTGGTGCGGGCCTTGAAACCCCGGAAGCCCCGCCCAGCTTTGGCGGTGATCCGACGCTGTTTACCCAGGAAGAAATTGATCTTTTGCAAAATCTGTCGGCGCGCCGGGCGGAGCTGGACCGTCGTGAACAGCGCCTGGATGAACGTGAAAGCCTGATTGCCGCTGCCGAAGCCCGAATTGACAGCAAAATTTCCGAAATGAAGCGTTTGCAGGATTCAATTTCGCAATTGGTGGAAAAGAAAGATAAAAAAGATGAAGACCGCATCAAAAAGCTGATTACGGTTTATGAAAAAATGAAACCGAAGGATGCGGCGCGGATCTGGAATGAACTGGACATGAATATTCTGCTGCAGGTTGCCCAGGGGATGCGCGAAGCCAACACCGCTGCCGTGCTGGCCGAAATGACGCCGGACCGCGCCCGGGCCCTGACGACAGAGCTTGCCTATAAGCGCGATTTAAGTACCCTGCCATTGACAAACCAGTAG
- a CDS encoding response regulator — MTVDPNMPILIVDDYKTMLRIIRNLLRQLNFTNIEEATDGSMALRKLREKPFSLVISDWNMEPMTGLQLLKEVRADAKLKDLPFIMITAEAKTENVVMAKKAGVSNYIVKPFNAETLKGKLTTVLGDF, encoded by the coding sequence ATGACCGTCGATCCCAATATGCCAATTCTGATTGTCGATGATTACAAAACCATGTTGCGTATCATCCGTAATCTTCTGCGTCAGTTGAACTTCACCAATATCGAAGAAGCAACCGACGGCAGCATGGCGCTGCGTAAACTGCGTGAAAAGCCGTTCAGTCTGGTGATTTCCGACTGGAACATGGAGCCGATGACCGGGCTGCAGCTGCTTAAGGAAGTTCGCGCCGATGCGAAACTGAAGGACCTGCCCTTCATCATGATCACGGCCGAAGCCAAGACCGAAAACGTTGTCATGGCGAAAAAGGCCGGTGTATCAAATTACATCGTCAAACCGTTCAACGCCGAAACCCTCAAGGGTAAGCTGACCACGGTTCTTGGTGATTTCTAA
- a CDS encoding protein phosphatase CheZ, translating into MSRDTAVDDSQLRDLLTQLKKRLEKGDLKIEEVSGLVESLAKYLPADTKTDNQDEKRLFGELDELSNIIRKMKSEIASLRPDDIKAEYIPNATDELDAIVDATAGATHEILDAMDSLEEFATTLPPEQAEIVTNATMRVYEACNFQDITGQRTTKVIKALKAIEERVEGLVTAFGAEIARYAEAHPRKSKDERKGDEALLNGPQLEGKGVSQADIDAMFN; encoded by the coding sequence TTGTCCCGTGATACCGCCGTGGATGATAGCCAGTTACGTGATCTGCTAACGCAGCTCAAAAAGCGTCTCGAAAAAGGCGACCTCAAGATCGAGGAAGTTTCCGGGCTTGTTGAAAGCCTCGCGAAATACCTTCCGGCTGACACTAAAACCGACAATCAGGATGAAAAACGCCTGTTTGGCGAACTTGACGAGCTTTCCAATATCATCCGCAAGATGAAATCGGAAATTGCGTCTTTGCGTCCGGATGACATCAAGGCCGAATATATCCCCAATGCCACCGACGAGCTTGATGCCATTGTCGATGCGACAGCCGGGGCAACCCATGAAATTCTTGATGCGATGGACTCGCTTGAGGAATTTGCCACGACCCTGCCGCCCGAGCAGGCCGAAATTGTGACAAATGCCACCATGCGCGTGTATGAAGCCTGTAATTTCCAGGACATTACCGGGCAGCGCACGACCAAGGTGATCAAGGCGCTCAAGGCCATTGAAGAACGGGTCGAGGGGCTTGTGACCGCATTTGGTGCGGAAATCGCCCGCTATGCCGAGGCCCATCCGCGCAAGTCAAAGGACGAGCGCAAGGGGGATGAAGCCCTGCTTAATGGTCCGCAGCTTGAAGGCAAGGGTGTGTCGCAGGCCGATATCGATGCGATGTTTAATTGA
- a CDS encoding flagellar motor protein MotB, translating into MMDEPKKEERTGPPVWMLSLADLISLLLTFFVMLFAMSSVKVDRWDEVVDSLSQSIRPDPVDPTDEPTSQMNIPRVYRKPAMNLDYLSSVIEGAIRKDPILQQARLKHSADKLVISLPGDVMFVPGSEKLAEPARQALFLLGGVLANIGNRVGVQGHTDPRPVSGAGRYASNWELSLARAAEVANELKNSGYLDYINIYGFAASRYDDLPRTDDQTKRYEMARRVDIVIEPHGGSGVGGS; encoded by the coding sequence ATGATGGACGAACCCAAAAAGGAAGAACGAACCGGCCCACCGGTCTGGATGTTAAGTCTCGCGGATCTGATTTCGCTGTTGCTGACCTTTTTTGTCATGCTGTTCGCGATGTCGAGTGTCAAAGTGGATCGCTGGGACGAAGTGGTGGATAGTCTGTCGCAATCCATCCGTCCGGACCCGGTTGATCCGACGGACGAACCGACCTCGCAAATGAATATTCCGCGGGTTTACCGCAAACCGGCCATGAATCTTGATTATCTAAGTTCGGTGATCGAGGGGGCCATTCGCAAGGATCCGATCCTGCAACAGGCCCGTCTCAAGCATAGTGCCGACAAACTGGTCATTTCCTTGCCTGGGGATGTGATGTTTGTACCTGGCAGTGAAAAACTGGCCGAACCGGCCCGCCAGGCACTGTTTTTGCTCGGTGGTGTGTTGGCCAATATTGGCAATCGTGTGGGGGTGCAGGGCCATACCGACCCACGCCCGGTAAGTGGTGCGGGCCGCTATGCCTCGAACTGGGAACTTTCTCTGGCCCGTGCCGCCGAAGTCGCAAACGAATTAAAAAACTCCGGTTATCTGGATTACATAAATATTTACGGATTTGCGGCATCAAGATACGACGACCTGCCGCGGACCGATGATCAAACCAAGCGCTATGAAATGGCGCGTCGTGTAGACATTGTCATTGAACCCCACGGCGGGAGTGGTGTCGGAGGTTCATAG